Proteins co-encoded in one Candidatus Hydrogenedentota bacterium genomic window:
- a CDS encoding sigma-54-dependent Fis family transcriptional regulator: MKSAPLRDRFGDILIACADVAYGHTVGHFLSTEHARTERCHDAAGVLRLVGRHPFDVIILDLDLNQDSDVDLVSFIREQNPAARLILLFDIYEMDRALEGVRQGAFFYLPKSSPPSDVALVVTKARQVHALATTADRYEQGMVEELAGNSPAMQRVIRLLQKVAPTDGTVLLLGESGTGKEVLANAVHRLSARKDKPFVAINCAALPEALLESEMFGHVKGAFTGANQDKVGLFEEANGGTIFLDEIGDMAPITQAKLLRVLQNGEIRRVGASTSTRVNVRIIAATNRDLVTAVEENRFREDLYFRLNVVQIRIPPLRERMEALPSLIQHFIKLANSRYGKQVSGLDDQTKSLLAHYEFPGNVRELETIIAHAVIMADGPHIHAVDLPDQVQFGIKPRLRIAHQAERSVMTLVELEKNHIQTTLESLKGNQTKAAKLLGISRSTLWRKMKEYGLEG, translated from the coding sequence ATGAAGAGCGCACCCCTCCGGGACCGCTTTGGGGATATTTTGATCGCCTGTGCCGATGTGGCCTATGGCCATACGGTGGGGCACTTCCTGTCCACGGAGCATGCCCGGACGGAGCGTTGTCATGACGCCGCGGGGGTGCTGCGTCTGGTGGGGAGGCATCCCTTTGACGTCATCATCCTCGATCTCGATTTGAATCAGGACAGTGACGTCGATCTGGTTTCGTTTATCCGCGAGCAGAATCCGGCGGCGCGGCTTATTCTGCTATTTGATATCTACGAGATGGATCGGGCGTTGGAAGGGGTCCGTCAGGGCGCTTTTTTCTATCTGCCCAAGTCCAGCCCGCCTTCCGATGTGGCGCTGGTGGTGACCAAGGCGCGGCAGGTCCACGCGCTGGCCACCACGGCGGACCGCTATGAGCAGGGGATGGTGGAGGAACTCGCGGGCAACAGCCCGGCCATGCAGCGGGTCATCCGGCTGCTGCAGAAGGTCGCGCCCACCGACGGCACCGTCCTCCTTCTCGGCGAGAGCGGCACGGGCAAAGAGGTGTTGGCCAACGCGGTCCACCGCCTGAGTGCGCGAAAGGACAAGCCCTTTGTCGCGATCAACTGCGCGGCGTTGCCCGAGGCCCTGCTCGAAAGTGAGATGTTTGGCCACGTGAAGGGCGCCTTCACCGGGGCGAATCAAGACAAAGTCGGCCTCTTCGAGGAAGCCAACGGCGGCACCATTTTCCTGGACGAAATCGGCGACATGGCCCCCATTACCCAGGCCAAGCTCTTGCGCGTATTGCAGAACGGCGAGATCCGCCGCGTGGGCGCAAGCACGTCAACGCGCGTCAACGTCCGCATCATTGCGGCGACGAATCGCGACCTGGTAACCGCCGTGGAGGAGAATCGCTTCCGCGAGGATCTTTACTTCCGGCTTAACGTGGTGCAGATTCGCATTCCCCCCTTGCGCGAACGCATGGAAGCCCTGCCCAGCCTGATCCAGCATTTCATCAAGCTCGCCAACAGCCGCTATGGCAAACAGGTCTCCGGGCTCGACGACCAAACCAAAAGTCTGCTGGCCCACTACGAATTCCCCGGCAACGTGCGCGAACTGGAGACCATCATCGCCCACGCCGTCATCATGGCCGACGGCCCCCACATCCACGCGGTCGACCTGCCCGACCAGGTCCAGTTCGGCATCAAGCCCCGCCTGCGCATCGCCCACCAGGCTGAGCGCAGCGTCATGACCCTGGTGGAACTGGAAAAGAACCACATCCAGACCACGCTGGAGTCGCTCAAAGGCAATCAGACCAAAGCCGCCAAGCTGCTGGGAATCTCACGCTCAACCCTGTGGCGGAAGATGAAGGAATACGGGCTGGAGGGGTGA
- a CDS encoding FHA domain-containing protein → MRKERVVILTGPLQGRSIEITRKLSIGRNPDNDLQLEDLQISRQHAVIEQNEHATIVRDLGSGNGSFIGDRRILEYKLSHGDVLRLGTQELRFEAEALSQEEIQAKATREAERGSSGGVKFDNTLGGHFETAKASNVFETFFQSPGAAANDTKLAEIQQRLRAVYAANEIITSERNLNKLFERVMQEIFQLIPAHNGVILLHVPGSDELVTEFVRSGDKNAEVKISSSIVNRAYEHGEAIITYDAADDSRFEAGASIISQNIASAMCAPLTCQKECLGVIYVDTRGTTNAFVNSDLELLVALAGPAGVAIKNAQYVRMLEKAYEDTLLVLANAIELRDHYTVGHTWRVTNFTIEVAKELGWPEEKLKEVRMGGVLHDVGKIAVDDAILRKPDRLTDEEFEKIKVHPEKGAQLLRDVDFLVPLIPYCLYHHERYDGKGYPYGLAGEEIPIEGRAVAVGDTFDALTSNRPYRKGLDPEKAIRIIEENKGTQFDPDCADALIRSYRNGKIDRILQDYHKSSERSIACPFCSTFIQLNESTTEGAEVSCDVCHRAVMIMRKNDAWFGDLVPENKRASQAKRKILTDSDRG, encoded by the coding sequence ATGAGAAAAGAGCGGGTGGTCATACTCACGGGACCCCTTCAGGGGCGCTCCATTGAAATAACGCGAAAACTGTCAATTGGTCGAAACCCCGACAATGACCTCCAACTGGAAGACCTCCAGATCTCCCGGCAGCATGCCGTCATCGAGCAGAACGAACACGCCACCATTGTCCGGGATCTGGGCAGCGGCAACGGCAGTTTCATCGGTGATCGGCGCATCCTGGAATATAAACTGTCTCATGGCGATGTGCTCCGCCTGGGCACCCAGGAACTGCGCTTCGAGGCCGAGGCGCTCTCCCAGGAGGAAATTCAGGCCAAGGCAACCCGCGAAGCCGAGCGGGGCAGTAGCGGCGGTGTAAAGTTCGACAACACCCTGGGCGGGCACTTTGAAACCGCCAAAGCGTCCAACGTGTTCGAAACGTTTTTCCAGAGTCCCGGCGCCGCCGCCAACGATACGAAGCTGGCCGAGATTCAGCAGCGCCTGCGGGCGGTCTACGCCGCCAACGAGATTATTACCAGCGAACGCAACCTCAACAAGCTGTTCGAGCGGGTGATGCAGGAAATTTTCCAGCTCATTCCCGCCCACAACGGCGTCATCCTCCTTCACGTTCCGGGCAGCGACGAACTCGTCACCGAGTTTGTCCGCTCCGGCGATAAGAATGCGGAAGTCAAAATCAGTTCGTCCATCGTCAATCGCGCCTACGAGCACGGTGAAGCCATCATCACCTACGACGCGGCCGACGATTCCCGTTTCGAGGCCGGTGCCAGCATCATCAGTCAGAATATCGCCTCCGCCATGTGCGCACCCCTCACCTGCCAGAAGGAATGCCTCGGCGTCATCTACGTGGACACCCGCGGCACCACCAACGCCTTCGTCAACAGCGACCTGGAACTTCTCGTGGCACTTGCCGGGCCCGCGGGCGTCGCGATCAAGAACGCTCAGTACGTCCGCATGCTGGAAAAGGCCTACGAAGACACGCTCCTTGTGCTCGCCAACGCCATCGAATTGCGGGACCACTACACCGTGGGCCACACGTGGCGTGTAACCAATTTTACCATCGAAGTCGCCAAAGAACTGGGTTGGCCCGAAGAAAAATTAAAAGAAGTTCGTATGGGCGGCGTGCTCCACGATGTCGGCAAGATCGCCGTAGACGACGCTATCCTCCGCAAGCCCGACCGCCTTACCGACGAAGAATTCGAGAAGATCAAAGTGCACCCGGAGAAAGGGGCGCAGCTCCTCCGCGACGTGGACTTCCTCGTCCCCCTCATCCCCTATTGCCTCTACCACCACGAGCGATACGACGGCAAGGGCTATCCCTATGGCCTCGCCGGCGAAGAGATCCCCATCGAGGGACGCGCCGTGGCCGTGGGCGACACCTTCGATGCCCTCACCAGCAACCGCCCCTATCGCAAAGGCCTTGATCCAGAAAAGGCCATCAGGATCATTGAAGAAAACAAAGGCACCCAGTTCGACCCGGACTGCGCCGACGCCCTCATCCGAAGCTATCGCAACGGCAAGATCGACCGCATCCTTCAGGACTACCACAAGAGTTCAGAACGCAGCATCGCCTGCCCCTTCTGCAGCACCTTCATCCAGCTCAACGAATCCACCACCGAAGGCGCCGAAGTCTCCTGCGACGTGTGCCACCGCGCCGTCATGATCATGCGCAAGAACGACGCCTGGTTCGGCGATCTGGTACCCGAAAACAAGCGGGCAAGCCAGGCCAAGCGAAAGATCCTCACTGACAGCGACCGGGGGTAG
- a CDS encoding AAA family ATPase has product MDDSQSYLGLLGLREQPFAPTADPVYFYATRAHKECLFRLWNGIDASHGIAVVLGNYGTGKTTLLRKLITGMAAEPERYQTAVVGSPIPSWTSFALLEAIVAQFGLRPAEHSFVSHMEALNQHLLENRHRICTLIIDDAQNLNKRGQLELLRLVQNLETQQQKLLNLVFFAQLEWMQVLRAAPNFEQRINLTYTLEPIQFEEMRLFIDFRLHQAGAQPGLGPSFEEGALRAIHAYAEGSPRVIVTLCRNSLLLAAQLKTRQITPDIVLHTIEKTTLPDAEKRARAAQAAGMAPPPRVVAPAVTAAGLVREPVAREQQSRDRRAADLLLRSARDRQGQGSGGL; this is encoded by the coding sequence ATGGATGATTCGCAATCGTATCTGGGGCTTCTGGGCCTGCGCGAGCAACCTTTTGCTCCCACGGCAGACCCGGTCTATTTCTATGCCACGCGCGCGCACAAGGAGTGCCTCTTCCGCCTTTGGAACGGGATTGACGCGAGCCATGGCATTGCGGTCGTTCTGGGGAACTATGGCACGGGCAAGACGACGCTGCTGCGCAAGCTGATCACGGGTATGGCGGCGGAGCCGGAGCGTTATCAGACGGCGGTGGTGGGTTCGCCGATTCCTTCGTGGACCAGTTTTGCGTTGCTGGAGGCGATCGTGGCCCAGTTTGGCCTTCGCCCGGCGGAGCATTCTTTTGTCTCCCATATGGAGGCGCTGAACCAGCACCTGCTTGAAAACCGCCACCGCATCTGCACGCTGATCATCGACGACGCGCAGAATCTGAACAAGCGCGGCCAGCTTGAACTACTCCGGCTGGTGCAAAATCTTGAGACGCAGCAGCAGAAGCTCCTTAATCTGGTGTTTTTCGCCCAGTTGGAGTGGATGCAGGTGCTCCGGGCCGCGCCGAATTTCGAGCAGCGCATCAACCTGACCTATACCCTGGAGCCCATCCAGTTTGAAGAGATGCGGCTGTTTATCGATTTTCGCCTGCACCAGGCGGGCGCACAACCGGGGCTTGGCCCGTCCTTCGAAGAGGGCGCCCTGCGTGCGATTCACGCCTATGCGGAGGGAAGCCCCCGGGTCATCGTTACCCTCTGCCGCAACTCTCTGCTGCTCGCGGCACAACTGAAGACCCGGCAGATTACGCCGGATATCGTGCTCCACACCATCGAGAAAACCACCTTGCCCGATGCGGAGAAGCGCGCACGGGCGGCCCAGGCCGCGGGCATGGCGCCGCCGCCACGAGTCGTCGCGCCCGCCGTGACGGCGGCGGGACTGGTGCGTGAGCCGGTGGCGCGGGAGCAGCAGTCCCGGGACCGCCGCGCGGCGGACCTGCTGCTGCGATCGGCCCGGGATCGCCAGGGCCAGGGATCGGGGGGCCTATGA
- a CDS encoding tetratricopeptide repeat protein, whose product MSPGADRDHRDPSTEGDAYVRQQLASIDGSLFNGMPVDDRYESGVPETQRGNSLDFIQMTGLTRPPLRQALHGIDGSLAHTPIYEDLNPQGPLSFYEKGVADVDDTLSGDSLLGGLRDITLDADLIPNRNTESLVVDGGASRSAQAFRDIVAGLQRVEENPSADAPVDAESEEAADLPSDPEEYQGSASGALLALVEELESVMGVEAADTVEPEGTSDAANETDLEIEDEATEPGEVAPEEAPEASAPTANLSAPAAEIDDDDFDALLASLSGRATEAAPEEVDVPAAEDAIEEEPEEPVAPEAPAREDDAPAARSGISDDWDALLDSMTVRGSAPAAVSVPAPTVSRTSPASGALAEAEQLMQALEKRAPIAPPAAPAPLPVVAKAPGAALPLEPAPLEDLSYGGTQAPPTALDLRMRERAENTVPTEATPTIAPNPDSDLAFNYDYSAAPSRRRSRRHSRVARKSRKIVKAVFFLLLLGGLAGTLWTFVIGPMMLQDEDLTVRAERELSDQNYLAASHTYLQLASRMAPGEKGRSDAEFRAAHTLTLGPATSWDETRQRYESALALFKKFTEDYPQHPKRTRALSIMGRLHYELKQFEEAIAVLRDQVKPADDPAAALSMLRYLARSYSMTGNYEQAETSYLQSATLPGNYSAESDYLELGDLFRRRAEAARDGAEREQLKEMAMSYWRRAIQVPGIAPSDRSNLEERLQWLSFAEQTDANATDAVPAAEGAPPAPATAPASVAPAESESVAPVESAIPVPQDESGRAEIPGAELEALVPPAPAPEAAAGPAAAPEFESQ is encoded by the coding sequence ATGAGCCCAGGGGCCGATCGAGACCATCGGGACCCTTCGACCGAGGGGGACGCCTACGTGCGCCAGCAACTGGCGTCGATCGACGGCAGCCTGTTTAACGGGATGCCGGTGGATGATCGCTACGAGAGCGGCGTGCCGGAAACACAGCGCGGCAATTCCCTCGACTTTATTCAAATGACGGGACTGACCCGCCCGCCGCTGCGCCAGGCGCTTCACGGGATTGACGGGTCGCTGGCCCACACGCCCATTTATGAAGATCTGAATCCCCAGGGTCCGCTGAGCTTCTACGAGAAGGGTGTGGCGGATGTGGATGACACCCTGAGCGGCGATTCACTGCTCGGCGGACTGCGGGACATCACGCTCGACGCGGATCTGATTCCCAATCGGAATACCGAATCCCTGGTGGTGGACGGCGGCGCCTCGCGTTCGGCGCAGGCTTTCCGCGACATCGTCGCGGGGCTCCAGCGCGTGGAGGAAAACCCCTCGGCCGACGCGCCGGTGGATGCGGAAAGCGAAGAAGCCGCGGATCTCCCGAGTGATCCGGAGGAGTATCAAGGCTCCGCGTCCGGCGCGCTGCTGGCGCTGGTGGAGGAGCTTGAGTCGGTCATGGGCGTGGAAGCCGCCGATACGGTGGAGCCGGAAGGCACCTCCGACGCGGCGAATGAGACCGATCTCGAGATCGAAGACGAAGCAACGGAGCCGGGTGAAGTGGCCCCCGAGGAGGCGCCTGAAGCCTCCGCACCCACGGCAAACCTGTCGGCGCCGGCCGCCGAGATTGACGATGACGATTTCGACGCGCTGCTGGCCTCTCTTTCGGGGCGCGCGACGGAAGCGGCTCCGGAAGAAGTCGATGTGCCTGCGGCGGAGGACGCCATCGAGGAAGAACCGGAAGAACCGGTCGCACCCGAGGCTCCCGCGCGGGAAGACGACGCACCAGCGGCCCGATCGGGGATTTCCGATGATTGGGACGCCCTGCTCGATTCCATGACGGTCCGCGGCTCAGCGCCGGCGGCTGTATCCGTGCCGGCCCCGACGGTGTCGCGCACGTCCCCGGCGAGCGGCGCCCTTGCGGAAGCGGAGCAACTGATGCAGGCGCTGGAGAAGCGCGCGCCAATCGCACCGCCCGCCGCACCGGCGCCCCTTCCCGTCGTGGCGAAGGCTCCAGGGGCGGCATTGCCCCTTGAGCCGGCACCGCTGGAGGATTTGAGTTACGGGGGCACACAGGCTCCCCCTACGGCCCTGGATCTCCGGATGCGCGAGCGGGCGGAAAACACGGTCCCCACGGAGGCGACCCCGACCATTGCTCCCAATCCCGACAGTGATCTGGCTTTCAACTACGACTACAGCGCCGCGCCTTCGCGCCGCCGCTCGCGCCGCCATTCACGGGTGGCCCGCAAGAGCAGAAAGATTGTCAAGGCGGTATTTTTCCTTCTATTACTCGGCGGTCTGGCGGGAACCCTCTGGACCTTCGTGATTGGCCCGATGATGCTTCAGGACGAGGACCTGACGGTCCGGGCGGAGCGGGAGTTGTCGGATCAGAACTATCTTGCGGCGTCCCATACCTATCTGCAACTGGCGTCCCGCATGGCGCCGGGAGAGAAGGGCCGCTCCGACGCGGAATTCCGCGCCGCCCACACGCTGACCCTTGGCCCGGCGACCTCCTGGGACGAGACGCGGCAGCGCTACGAGAGCGCGCTGGCGCTTTTCAAGAAGTTTACGGAAGACTATCCCCAGCACCCCAAGCGCACCCGGGCACTGAGTATCATGGGGCGGCTGCACTACGAGCTCAAGCAATTCGAAGAAGCGATAGCCGTGCTTCGCGATCAAGTAAAACCGGCGGACGATCCGGCGGCGGCGCTGTCCATGTTGCGCTATCTTGCGCGCTCCTACAGCATGACCGGCAACTACGAACAGGCCGAGACCTCCTACCTCCAGTCGGCCACGCTGCCCGGAAACTACAGCGCGGAATCGGACTATCTGGAACTGGGAGATCTCTTCCGGCGCCGGGCCGAAGCCGCACGGGACGGCGCGGAGCGTGAGCAGTTGAAGGAGATGGCGATGTCGTACTGGCGGAGGGCTATTCAGGTGCCGGGAATCGCCCCGAGTGATCGGAGCAATCTTGAGGAGCGCCTTCAGTGGCTCTCCTTTGCCGAGCAGACGGACGCCAACGCGACTGACGCGGTTCCCGCCGCCGAGGGCGCCCCGCCCGCGCCGGCAACCGCGCCCGCGTCCGTCGCGCCGGCGGAGTCGGAATCGGTGGCGCCGGTGGAATCGGCCATACCGGTTCCACAGGATGAGTCCGGTCGTGCCGAAATTCCCGGGGCGGAGCTCGAAGCGCTCGTGCCCCCGGCGCCCGCCCCCGAGGCGGCCGCCGGACCGGCCGCCGCCCCGGAATTCGAAAGTCAATGA
- a CDS encoding polysaccharide biosynthesis/export family protein — MQISRAFRTAFSLVGLLLCGAAVSQEPEAEAKAATGTALDAGDLVFINVHRQPELSTTTQLDANGNVEVPYIGNVSLKGLSLEEAGARVSMGLKAVLKNPKVTVSRSTEGEKIPGGYVRTASMQTQVVPLNSADAESLQAALSGMSSGGGSVSFDPNTNSMILTDEPAVVQNMLSVIRELDEMKSQITQVLIESKIVEVETAAAKELGIRWFVQGDEAAGGYSPAPRQDALLNSMRQYAGANVNEALQSSTRTGTAGGRRFIDESNFDRRLQVPVQVGTAGQMFFGYMNSGIDLGVMLDALVADDKAELLASPYIGTVNHKPASIRMIEEFPYSELGTAGFSSVSNTRFLEIGITLDVTPHVRRDPDGGRYILVELTPEVSTAVGVSNGVPVRAVRSSDSQRIVRDGQSLVIGGIVMADNHTVIQKLPGLGNLPIFGNLFKHQERSKTSRELMIFVTPTIHDQPEDIQWERSLELQGFGHDDAFLAALESRAEVRKE, encoded by the coding sequence ATGCAGATTTCCAGAGCGTTCAGAACCGCCTTCTCGCTTGTTGGCCTGTTGCTTTGCGGCGCGGCCGTGTCGCAGGAACCGGAGGCGGAAGCGAAGGCGGCGACGGGCACGGCCCTGGACGCGGGCGATCTGGTTTTTATCAACGTTCACCGGCAACCGGAGCTATCCACGACGACGCAATTGGATGCGAACGGCAACGTGGAAGTGCCCTACATCGGGAATGTATCCCTCAAAGGACTCTCGCTGGAAGAGGCGGGCGCCCGGGTATCCATGGGGCTGAAGGCGGTGCTCAAGAACCCGAAGGTGACGGTGTCCCGGAGCACGGAGGGCGAGAAGATTCCGGGGGGCTACGTGCGCACGGCTTCGATGCAGACCCAGGTGGTGCCGCTGAACAGCGCGGACGCGGAGTCGCTCCAGGCGGCGCTCTCGGGGATGTCGAGCGGTGGAGGGAGTGTGAGCTTTGATCCGAACACGAACAGCATGATCCTGACCGACGAGCCCGCGGTGGTGCAGAACATGCTGTCGGTGATCCGCGAACTGGACGAGATGAAATCCCAGATTACGCAGGTCCTGATTGAATCGAAGATTGTGGAAGTGGAGACGGCGGCGGCGAAGGAACTGGGTATCCGCTGGTTCGTGCAGGGCGACGAGGCGGCGGGCGGTTACAGCCCGGCGCCCCGCCAGGATGCGCTGCTTAACTCCATGCGCCAGTATGCGGGCGCCAACGTGAACGAGGCCCTGCAAAGCTCCACCCGCACGGGTACGGCGGGCGGGCGGCGCTTCATTGATGAAAGCAATTTTGACCGGCGCCTTCAGGTGCCGGTGCAGGTAGGCACGGCGGGACAGATGTTCTTCGGCTACATGAACAGCGGCATCGATCTGGGGGTCATGCTGGATGCGCTGGTGGCGGACGACAAGGCGGAATTGCTCGCCTCGCCCTATATCGGCACCGTGAATCACAAACCAGCCTCTATCCGGATGATCGAGGAATTCCCCTATTCGGAACTGGGCACGGCGGGATTCTCATCGGTCTCAAATACCCGCTTTCTGGAAATCGGCATCACTTTGGACGTGACGCCCCACGTGCGCCGCGACCCCGACGGTGGGCGCTATATTCTTGTCGAGCTTACGCCCGAGGTCTCCACCGCGGTGGGTGTTTCCAACGGCGTTCCGGTCCGCGCGGTCCGCAGCAGCGACAGTCAGCGCATCGTGCGCGACGGCCAGTCCCTGGTGATTGGCGGAATTGTGATGGCGGACAACCACACGGTGATCCAGAAGCTTCCGGGCCTGGGCAACCTGCCGATTTTCGGAAATCTCTTCAAACACCAGGAGCGGAGCAAGACCAGCCGCGAGCTCATGATATTTGTGACGCCGACCATCCATGATCAGCCGGAAGATATCCAGTGGGAGCGCAGCCTGGAGTTGCAGGGCTTTGGCCACGACGACGCGTTTCTCGCGGCGCTGGAATCTCGGGCGGAAGTGCGCAAGGAATAG
- a CDS encoding polysaccharide biosynthesis tyrosine autokinase, with product MSSIDTPILEEGTRQPKENQFRFLWNIFSERWALLLFSTILGAVSFGGLTWMTHKTTPTLYQATGMLIIKPTEYSQLAPKSAGSPTLQAATLVAKTSESAVAEEVARALIQRDIATGGPRSDVATEEEFKVESQRVAGKIKFSTSKDSKDQIEIHVQGCESAREAEDIAEYATRVFMEMNRQVHMEDVREKHDFIKEHIQKLRADLSAAEEARLAFKKEHGFRAYETVDQELARMEHALSESESTRETVKQKLAELDKELELAAEQFSESLNQPSDNMVTGLFAELDGLLEEKMSLSAIYQPTWPRLLELEEEIAETQGLIMEAERQKSIGIPGGSDIWTKRKNIYQQQIDLRLQLTGLEIRANAIKKERDELLPQVPELVNLKMSSEELTREVDNIEQKLNEASDKELEIRANIEHGLGSVERTASVISGVPTPGKGSGRQSWVNFAIGGLVGLVLSFGLAMMIEFNDTSIRSIEDVNEYIGLEVIGTIPRMRFGRPRGGRRRRATYVSTVDEEQIDSCIVTQHDPKSPISEAYRTLRTNFQFATIKLKPKTVMVTSAVPGEGKTTTAVNLAVTMADRGMRVLIVDTDLRRPNVHRVLRMERGPGLADVLREGLDPKSVIRPTRIENLWIISSGRVPPNPSELIGSDHMAALMGQLGDEFDLVICDAPSVLVVTDPVLLATHVDTCMMVVSTNNARRETVVRAKKLLTTAQVDVAGVVVNGLETTRRHYYYYYYYYDDGSQGRRKWYHF from the coding sequence ATGTCGAGTATTGATACGCCGATCCTTGAAGAGGGGACGCGACAGCCGAAAGAGAACCAGTTCCGGTTTCTCTGGAATATCTTTTCAGAGCGCTGGGCGCTGTTGCTTTTCAGCACGATACTCGGCGCGGTTTCCTTCGGCGGGCTTACGTGGATGACCCACAAGACCACGCCGACCCTCTATCAGGCCACGGGCATGCTTATCATCAAGCCGACGGAGTATTCCCAGTTGGCGCCGAAGTCGGCCGGCTCGCCCACCTTGCAGGCGGCCACGCTGGTGGCCAAGACCAGCGAATCCGCGGTGGCAGAGGAAGTCGCCCGGGCGCTGATCCAGCGGGATATTGCGACCGGCGGCCCGCGCAGCGATGTGGCCACGGAAGAGGAATTCAAGGTGGAGTCGCAGCGCGTCGCCGGGAAGATCAAGTTCTCGACGAGCAAGGACAGCAAGGATCAGATAGAGATCCACGTTCAGGGCTGCGAGAGTGCGCGGGAGGCGGAGGACATCGCGGAGTATGCGACGCGGGTGTTCATGGAGATGAACCGCCAGGTACACATGGAGGATGTGCGGGAAAAGCACGACTTCATCAAGGAGCACATCCAAAAGCTGCGCGCGGATCTGTCGGCGGCGGAAGAAGCCCGGCTGGCCTTTAAGAAGGAGCATGGGTTCCGGGCCTATGAGACGGTGGATCAGGAACTGGCGCGGATGGAGCACGCGCTGAGCGAATCCGAATCCACCCGTGAGACGGTGAAACAGAAACTGGCGGAGTTGGACAAGGAACTGGAGCTGGCGGCGGAGCAGTTTTCCGAGTCGCTGAATCAACCGAGCGACAACATGGTGACGGGACTCTTCGCGGAGTTGGACGGGCTGCTGGAAGAAAAGATGTCGCTCAGCGCCATCTACCAGCCCACCTGGCCGCGGCTTCTGGAGCTGGAGGAGGAAATCGCCGAGACCCAGGGCCTGATCATGGAGGCGGAGCGCCAGAAGTCGATTGGAATCCCCGGCGGCAGCGATATCTGGACGAAGCGAAAAAACATCTACCAGCAGCAGATCGACCTGCGCCTCCAACTGACGGGGCTCGAGATCCGGGCGAACGCCATCAAGAAGGAGCGCGACGAATTGCTCCCCCAGGTGCCGGAGCTGGTGAATTTGAAGATGTCCTCCGAAGAGTTGACGCGCGAGGTGGACAATATCGAGCAGAAGCTCAATGAGGCCTCGGACAAGGAGCTGGAGATCCGGGCGAATATCGAGCACGGCCTGGGTTCGGTGGAGCGCACGGCTTCGGTGATCAGCGGGGTGCCGACGCCCGGCAAGGGCTCGGGGCGGCAGAGCTGGGTCAACTTCGCGATTGGCGGCCTGGTGGGACTGGTGCTCAGCTTTGGCCTGGCGATGATGATCGAGTTTAACGACACGTCGATTCGCAGCATCGAGGACGTGAACGAGTATATCGGCCTGGAGGTGATCGGCACGATCCCGCGGATGCGCTTCGGGCGGCCCCGGGGCGGACGCCGTCGCCGGGCGACCTATGTGAGCACGGTGGACGAGGAGCAGATCGACTCGTGCATCGTGACGCAGCACGATCCGAAATCGCCCATCTCCGAGGCCTACCGGACCCTGCGCACGAACTTCCAGTTTGCCACGATCAAGCTCAAACCGAAAACAGTGATGGTGACCAGCGCGGTGCCGGGCGAAGGCAAGACGACGACGGCGGTGAACCTGGCGGTGACCATGGCGGATCGCGGCATGCGCGTCCTGATCGTGGACACGGACTTGCGCCGCCCCAATGTACATCGCGTGCTGCGCATGGAGCGGGGCCCGGGCCTCGCCGACGTGCTCCGCGAAGGGCTGGATCCGAAGAGTGTCATCCGCCCCACGCGGATCGAGAACCTCTGGATTATTTCCAGCGGCCGGGTGCCTCCGAACCCTTCGGAACTCATTGGCTCCGACCACATGGCGGCGCTCATGGGCCAGTTGGGCGACGAGTTCGATCTGGTCATCTGCGACGCGCCCTCGGTGCTGGTGGTGACCGACCCCGTGCTGCTGGCTACGCATGTGGACACGTGCATGATGGTCGTTTCGACGAATAACGCGCGGCGCGAGACGGTGGTGCGGGCGAAGAAGCTGCTCACGACGGCGCAGGTGGACGTGGCGGGCGTGGTGGTGAACGGCCTGGAGACGACGCGTCGCCACTACTATTACTATTACTACTACTATGACGACGGTTCTCAGGGCCGGCGGAAATGGTACCACTTTTGA